A single region of the Kwoniella botswanensis chromosome 1, complete sequence genome encodes:
- a CDS encoding isopentenyl-diphosphate delta-isomerase yields MATAVTETIPPSLPSTTNTISLDTYDEEQVRLMEERCILVDENDKAYGEDSKKTCHLMSNINTGLLHRAFSVFLFRPSDGRLLLQKRADEKITFPSMWTNTCCSHPLSIKAELVEENQSGVKSAAIRKLPQELGIPSSQLKSEDFIYLTKIHYLAPSDGLWGEHEIDYILFSTIDVDLNLNPNEVSDAKYVSKDELEAMFSDSDNSFTPWFKLIARDLLYPWWDEMLSKSKDQGLSGVDAKVLANGPKVSELIKML; encoded by the exons ATGGCCACCGCCGTCACCGAGACCATCCCTCCTTCGctcccttccaccaccaacaCGATCAGTCTAGATACCTATGACGAAGAGCAGGTGAGgttgatggaagagagatgcatattggtggatgagaatgataaaGCGTACGGAGAGGACAGTAAGAAGACGT GCCATCTGATGTCAAATATAAATACCGGTCTCCTCCATCGAGCATTCTCagtcttcctcttcagacCTTCAGACGGTAGATTGTTATTACAGAAACGAGCCGATGAGAAGATCACTTTCCCCTCGATGTGGACTAATACCTGTTGTTCCCATCCACTGAGTATCAAAGCTGAGTTGGTAGAGGAGAATCAGTCAG GTGTCAAATCAGCAGCTATCCGAAAACTCCCTCAAGAGCTCGGTATACCGTCCTCTCAGCTGAAATCTGAAGATTTCATTTACCTAACTAAGATACATTATTTGGCACCTAGTGATGGACTATGGGGTGAACACGAGA TCGactatatcctcttctccaccatTGATGTCGACCTGAACTTGAATCCGAACGAAGTGAGCGATGCTAAGTAtgtatcgaaagatgaattggaagctaTGTTCTCAGATTCCG ACAACTCTTTCACACCATGGTTCAAACTCATTGCCCGTGATCTCCTTTACCCATGGTGGGACGAGATGCTCTCGAAATCGAAAGACCAAGGATTGAGTGGAGTAGACGCTAAAGTATTGGCCAATGGACCTAAAGTCAgtgaattgatcaagatgctCTAA
- a CDS encoding 60S ribosomal protein: protein MAPVKKSKSAKASESINTRLQLVVKSGKYTLGYKQALKQLRSGKSKLILISKNCPPIRKSELEYYAMLSKTNVHHYDGSNVDLGTAAGKLYRVGVMSIQDAGDSDLLQVETA from the exons ATGGCTCCCGTCAAGAAATCCAAGTCTGCCAAAGCTTCCGAATCTATCAACACTAGATTACAACTTGTCGTCAAGTCTGGAAAG TACACCCTCGGTTACAAGCAAGCTCTCAAGCAACTTAGATCCGGTaaat CCAagctcatcttgatctccaaGAACTGTCCCCCCATCCGAAAATCCGAGCTTGAATACTACGCTATGTT GTCAAAAACCAACGTTCACCACTACGACGGTTCAAACGTTGACCTCGGTACCGCCGCCGGTAAACTTTACAGAGTCGGTGTTATGTCCATCCAAGACGCTGGGGACTCTGACCTT CTCCAAGTCGAGACCGCTTAA